The following are from one region of the Syngnathus typhle isolate RoL2023-S1 ecotype Sweden linkage group LG22, RoL_Styp_1.0, whole genome shotgun sequence genome:
- the LOC133146951 gene encoding uncharacterized protein LOC133146951 isoform X1 — MNMYENNQLFCFWTPSMVRMLCVWMSECFLAKVGLAVAVAVAVIRGRPQGVDLRRHIQALSARLRESARTRRSEAEEPGRQAPGRGASLVATTIASAGHAVSTESEGTAGHRTGTPKLSQLLCCRRRPLPEPLDLCVAVTTGGCHTAKSFLVARILSEVSVLADRLCLAIHENTSVDKIPVDNYGQALRLLRMAEELLLGERRPASWPQVNAEQTASVRHLERQTLALCQEFPLFAVTVWRVAALFVAANLSSSAPEHL; from the exons ATGAATATGTATGAAAATaatcaattgttttgtttttggaccCCATCGATGGTCCGAatgctgtgtgtgtggatgtCAGAGTGCTTTTTGGCCAAAGTGGGCTTGGCAGTGGCAGTGGCGGTGGCGGTGATCAGGGGCAGGCCGCAGGGCGTCGACCTCCGCCGGCACATCCAGGCTTTGTCGGCGAGGCTGAGGGAGAGCGCGCGGACGCGGAGGAGTGAAGCGGAGGAGCCGGGGCGGCAGGCGCCTGGGCGGGGGGCCTCGCTGGTCGCCACGACAATAGCAAGCGCAG GTCATGCTGTCAGCACGGAGAGCGAGGGCACCGCAGGCCACCGCACAGGCACGCCAAAACTCTCTCAGCTTctttgctgccgccgccgcccgcttcctgag CCGCTTGACCTTTGCGTGGCGGTGACGACGGGGGGGTGTCACACGGCAAAGTCCTTTCTGGTGGCTCGCATCCTGTCGGAGGTCAGCGTGCTGGCTGACAGACTGTGCCTCGCGATCCAC GAGAACACCAGCGTGGACAAGATTCCCGTGGACAACTACGGCCAGGCGCTGCGCCTGCTGCGGATGGCGGAGGAGCTGCTGCTGGGCGAGCGGCGACCGGCGTCTTGGCCGCAGGTGAATGCCGAGCAGACGGCCAGCGTGCGCCACTTAGAACGGCAAACGCTTGCGCTTTGCCAGGAATTTCCGCTCTTTGCCGTCACCGTGTGGAGGGTCGCCGCGTTGTTCGTGGCCGCAAACCTTTCGTCTTCCGCTCCCGAGCATTTGTGA
- the LOC133146951 gene encoding uncharacterized protein LOC133146951 isoform X2 yields the protein MEGHRRRLEECFLAKVGLAVAVAVAVIRGRPQGVDLRRHIQALSARLRESARTRRSEAEEPGRQAPGRGASLVATTIASAGHAVSTESEGTAGHRTGTPKLSQLLCCRRRPLPEPLDLCVAVTTGGCHTAKSFLVARILSEVSVLADRLCLAIHENTSVDKIPVDNYGQALRLLRMAEELLLGERRPASWPQVNAEQTASVRHLERQTLALCQEFPLFAVTVWRVAALFVAANLSSSAPEHL from the exons ATGGAGGGACACAGAAGACGCCTGGAAG AGTGCTTTTTGGCCAAAGTGGGCTTGGCAGTGGCAGTGGCGGTGGCGGTGATCAGGGGCAGGCCGCAGGGCGTCGACCTCCGCCGGCACATCCAGGCTTTGTCGGCGAGGCTGAGGGAGAGCGCGCGGACGCGGAGGAGTGAAGCGGAGGAGCCGGGGCGGCAGGCGCCTGGGCGGGGGGCCTCGCTGGTCGCCACGACAATAGCAAGCGCAG GTCATGCTGTCAGCACGGAGAGCGAGGGCACCGCAGGCCACCGCACAGGCACGCCAAAACTCTCTCAGCTTctttgctgccgccgccgcccgcttcctgag CCGCTTGACCTTTGCGTGGCGGTGACGACGGGGGGGTGTCACACGGCAAAGTCCTTTCTGGTGGCTCGCATCCTGTCGGAGGTCAGCGTGCTGGCTGACAGACTGTGCCTCGCGATCCAC GAGAACACCAGCGTGGACAAGATTCCCGTGGACAACTACGGCCAGGCGCTGCGCCTGCTGCGGATGGCGGAGGAGCTGCTGCTGGGCGAGCGGCGACCGGCGTCTTGGCCGCAGGTGAATGCCGAGCAGACGGCCAGCGTGCGCCACTTAGAACGGCAAACGCTTGCGCTTTGCCAGGAATTTCCGCTCTTTGCCGTCACCGTGTGGAGGGTCGCCGCGTTGTTCGTGGCCGCAAACCTTTCGTCTTCCGCTCCCGAGCATTTGTGA
- the LOC133146944 gene encoding heterogeneous nuclear ribonucleoprotein Q-like isoform X1, translated as MATDHVNGNGTEEPMDTTTAAASRSEHFQALLDADLPQKVAEKLDELYIAGLVAHSDLDERAIEALKEFNEEGALQVLLQFKESDLSHVQNKSAYLCGVMKTYRQREKQGAKVADATKGPDEAKIKELLARTHYTLDVTTGQRKYGGPPPESVYTGLQPTVGTEIFVGKIPRDLFEDELVPHFEEAGPIWDLRLMMDPLSGLNRGYAFVTFCTKEAAQEAVRLCNNCEIRPGKHIGVCISVANNRLFVGSIPKSKTKEQIEEEFSKVTEGLSDVILYHQPDDKKKNRGFCFLEYEDHKTAAQARRRLMSGKVKVWNNVVTVEWADPIEDPDPEVMAKVKVLFVRNLANSVTEEILESSFSQFGKVDRVKKLKDYAFVHFEERDGAVKALAEMNGKELEGEPVEIVFAKPPDQKRKERKAQRQAAKTQMYDDYYYYSPPHHMAPPGRGRGRGGGRRGVASYSYTPDYYGSEDYYDYYGYDYHKYHGGYDDPYYGYDEFQATARGRGGSRGARGGASPGRGRGGEAGPSRGRGSFSQRGGAGPGPAHGGRGARGSAQPRGRGAVRGTRGVRGANVGGAKRKADGYNQPDSKRRQTNSHNWGSQPIAQQPLQGDDHSSYSAYQSDNQEFYQDSFGQQWK; from the exons ATGGCCACCGATCACGTCAACGGGAACGGGACGGAGGAACCAATGGACACGACGACGGCCGCCGCCTCCCGCTCGGAACACTTCCAGGCCTTACTGGATGCCGACTTGCCTCAGAAAGTGGCTGAGAAGTTGGACGAGCTCTACATCGCAG GTCTGGTGGCACACAGCGACCTGGACGAAAGAGCCATCGAAGCTCTGAAGGAGTTCAACGAGGAGGGAGCCCTGCAGGTCCTGCTCCAGTTTAAAGAGAGCGACCTGTCTCACGTTCAG AACAAAAGTGCCTATCTGTGCGGAGTGATGAAGACGTACAGGCAGCGTGAGAAGCAAGGGGCCAAGGTCGCCGATGCCACCAAAGGACCCGATGAGGCCAAAATCAAAGAGCTCTTGGCCAGAACCCACTACACTCTGGATGTAACAACGGGCCAGCGAAAGTATGGCGGACCGCCGCCCGAGTCGGTGTACACGGGGCTTCAACCCACCGTGGGAACAGAG ATATTTGTGGGCAAGATCCCCCGCGACCTGTTTGAAGATGAGCTGGTTCCTCACTTTGAGGAGGCGGGGCCTATTTGGGACCTCCGCCTCATGATGGACCCTCTGAGCGGCTTGAACAGAGGATACGCCTTTGTCACCTTCTGCACCAAGGAGGCTGCGCAGGAGGCCGTCAGGCTG TGCAACAATTGCGAGATCCGACCGGGCAAGCACATCGGCGTGTGTATATCGGTGGCCAACAACCGTCTGTTCGTGGGCTCCATCCCCAAAAGCAAAACCAAGGAGCAAATCGAGGAGGAGTTCTCCAAGGTCACAG AGGGCCTCAGTGACGTCATCCTCTACCATCAGCCTGACgacaagaaaaagaacagaggcTTCTGCTTCCTGGAGTACGAAGACCACAAAACAGCTGCTCAGGCGCGACGGCGCCTGATGAGCGGCAAGGTAAAGGTTTGGAACAACGTGGTGACGGTGGAGTGGGCCGACCCCATCGAGGACCCGGACCCCGAGGTCATGGCCAAG GTCAAAGTGTTGTTTGTGCGCAATCTGGCCAACAGCGTCACCGAAGAGATCCTGGAAAGCAGCTTcagtcagtttgggaaagtggATCGAGTGAAGAAGCTCAAAGATTACGCTTTTGTTCACTTTGAAGAGCGCGACGGCGCCGTCAAG GCGCTGGCTGAAATGAATGGCAAGGAGCTGGAAGGAGAGCCTGTGGAGATAGTCTTCGCCAAGCCACCGGATCAGAAAAGGAAAGAACGCAAAGCTCAGCGACAGGCGGCCAAGACACAAAT GTATGACGACTATTACTATTATTCCCCCCCGCATCACATGGCGCCTCCCGGTAGAGGGAGGGGCAGAGGCGGCGGCAGACGGGGTGTTGCCAGCTACTCGTACACGCCCGACTACTACGGCTCTGAGGACTACTACGACTACTACGGCTACGACTACCACAAGTACCACGGCGGCTATGACGACCCCTACTACGGCTACGATGAGTTCCAGGCAACTGCTCGCGGCCGCGGCGGTAGCAGGGGTGCCAGGGGCGGAGCCTCTCCAGGTCGAGGGCGCGGCGGCGAAGCCGGCCCTTCCCGAGGCCGAGGCAGCTTCTCTCAGCGCGGCGGGGCGGGACCCGGACCGGCGCACGGAGGGCGCGGCGCCAGAGGTTCCGCGCAGCCGCGAGGGCGAGGAGCGGTACGTGGTACGCGGGGCGTCCGCGGTGCGAATGTAGGAGGAGCGAAACGCAAAGCCGACGGGTACAACCAACCCGATTCCAAGCGGCGCCAGACCAATAGTCACAACTGGGGCTCCCAACCCATCGCTCAGCAACCGCTCCAAGGCGACGACCACTCGAGCTATTCCGCCTACCAATCTGACAACCAGGAATTTTATCAAGATTCTTTCGGGCAGCAGTGGAAGTAG
- the LOC133146944 gene encoding heterogeneous nuclear ribonucleoprotein Q-like isoform X3 → MATDHVNGNGTEEPMDTTTAAASRSEHFQALLDADLPQKVAEKLDELYIAGLVAHSDLDERAIEALKEFNEEGALQVLLQFKESDLSHVQNKSAYLCGVMKTYRQREKQGAKVADATKGPDEAKIKELLARTHYTLDVTTGQRKYGGPPPESVYTGLQPTVGTEIFVGKIPRDLFEDELVPHFEEAGPIWDLRLMMDPLSGLNRGYAFVTFCTKEAAQEAVRLCNNCEIRPGKHIGVCISVANNRLFVGSIPKSKTKEQIEEEFSKVTEGLSDVILYHQPDDKKKNRGFCFLEYEDHKTAAQARRRLMSGKVKVWNNVVTVEWADPIEDPDPEVMAKVKVLFVRNLANSVTEEILESSFSQFGKVDRVKKLKDYAFVHFEERDGAVKALAEMNGKELEGEPVEIVFAKPPDQKRKERKAQRQAAKTQMYDDYYYYSPPHHMAPPGRGRGRGGGRRGVASYSYTPDYYGSEDYYDYYGYDYHKYHGGYDDPYYGYDEFQATARGRGGSRGARGGASPGRGRGGEAGPSRGRGSFSQRGGAGPGPAHGGRGARGSAQPRGRGAGQGVWADPDASP, encoded by the exons ATGGCCACCGATCACGTCAACGGGAACGGGACGGAGGAACCAATGGACACGACGACGGCCGCCGCCTCCCGCTCGGAACACTTCCAGGCCTTACTGGATGCCGACTTGCCTCAGAAAGTGGCTGAGAAGTTGGACGAGCTCTACATCGCAG GTCTGGTGGCACACAGCGACCTGGACGAAAGAGCCATCGAAGCTCTGAAGGAGTTCAACGAGGAGGGAGCCCTGCAGGTCCTGCTCCAGTTTAAAGAGAGCGACCTGTCTCACGTTCAG AACAAAAGTGCCTATCTGTGCGGAGTGATGAAGACGTACAGGCAGCGTGAGAAGCAAGGGGCCAAGGTCGCCGATGCCACCAAAGGACCCGATGAGGCCAAAATCAAAGAGCTCTTGGCCAGAACCCACTACACTCTGGATGTAACAACGGGCCAGCGAAAGTATGGCGGACCGCCGCCCGAGTCGGTGTACACGGGGCTTCAACCCACCGTGGGAACAGAG ATATTTGTGGGCAAGATCCCCCGCGACCTGTTTGAAGATGAGCTGGTTCCTCACTTTGAGGAGGCGGGGCCTATTTGGGACCTCCGCCTCATGATGGACCCTCTGAGCGGCTTGAACAGAGGATACGCCTTTGTCACCTTCTGCACCAAGGAGGCTGCGCAGGAGGCCGTCAGGCTG TGCAACAATTGCGAGATCCGACCGGGCAAGCACATCGGCGTGTGTATATCGGTGGCCAACAACCGTCTGTTCGTGGGCTCCATCCCCAAAAGCAAAACCAAGGAGCAAATCGAGGAGGAGTTCTCCAAGGTCACAG AGGGCCTCAGTGACGTCATCCTCTACCATCAGCCTGACgacaagaaaaagaacagaggcTTCTGCTTCCTGGAGTACGAAGACCACAAAACAGCTGCTCAGGCGCGACGGCGCCTGATGAGCGGCAAGGTAAAGGTTTGGAACAACGTGGTGACGGTGGAGTGGGCCGACCCCATCGAGGACCCGGACCCCGAGGTCATGGCCAAG GTCAAAGTGTTGTTTGTGCGCAATCTGGCCAACAGCGTCACCGAAGAGATCCTGGAAAGCAGCTTcagtcagtttgggaaagtggATCGAGTGAAGAAGCTCAAAGATTACGCTTTTGTTCACTTTGAAGAGCGCGACGGCGCCGTCAAG GCGCTGGCTGAAATGAATGGCAAGGAGCTGGAAGGAGAGCCTGTGGAGATAGTCTTCGCCAAGCCACCGGATCAGAAAAGGAAAGAACGCAAAGCTCAGCGACAGGCGGCCAAGACACAAAT GTATGACGACTATTACTATTATTCCCCCCCGCATCACATGGCGCCTCCCGGTAGAGGGAGGGGCAGAGGCGGCGGCAGACGGGGTGTTGCCAGCTACTCGTACACGCCCGACTACTACGGCTCTGAGGACTACTACGACTACTACGGCTACGACTACCACAAGTACCACGGCGGCTATGACGACCCCTACTACGGCTACGATGAGTTCCAGGCAACTGCTCGCGGCCGCGGCGGTAGCAGGGGTGCCAGGGGCGGAGCCTCTCCAGGTCGAGGGCGCGGCGGCGAAGCCGGCCCTTCCCGAGGCCGAGGCAGCTTCTCTCAGCGCGGCGGGGCGGGACCCGGACCGGCGCACGGAGGGCGCGGCGCCAGAGGTTCCGCGCAGCCGCGAGGGCGAGGAGCG GGGCAAGGCGTCTGGGCCGATCCTGATGCGTCGCCGTGA
- the LOC133146941 gene encoding sorting nexin-14-like: MAVLSALWRALRLTAFLTWARQFPLASCLLAALLAATILFHRYLHILIGLWSFLVGVVTFYWALEPESRLPNVLFASKAPRKCQEPELFPLGRSCAVCGKVKCKRHRPTLLLENYQPWVGLEIHSKVDTAITEVFELVLENFVYPWYRDITDDEACVDELRLSFRFLASVLVRRARKVDLPAVFGDHVMKAAVKHVEVLAKARARVHQGLTLQQAALEEYGADLHVAVRSRQDELLYLRKLSEMLFPYLMPPKAVECRSLALLLREVLSGSVLLPTMDFTADPDTVNLMVLKLVDDSPPEAASEAPSARVPFLRKYTDRGGNKLSVLKLELKQIREQQDLLFRFMNFLKREGAVHVLQFCLAVEELNAKVLNPELCDSELRRLHGEVVHIYQTYCVDESVDKINLDRATVDDIRNVAVGPYGAVVKLQTTRCLFEAYEHVLSLLENVFTPMFCHSDEYFRHLLKGAESPARSSRVSRNASKRGESFGIARIGSKIKGVFRSTATEGGVLPPSATAEADVNAVEEATAVVEEEEEDDDAAVPATAGGLRKLSAWTVTIPYVDFDEDEAKREKIPVFCIDVERNDRKEVGHDPESWSIYRRYLEFYVLESKLTEFHGTFADAQLPPKRILGPKNHEFLTSKREDFEDYLQKLLHCPELSNSQLLADFLSPHGTGSQFTDRILPDVNLGKIFKSVPGKLMKEKGQNLEPFIQSFFNSCESPKAKPGRPELIVLSPSADANKRLNNQIFSKEPATARVGKAGQRKRRRLAELGVDGVYDYLLHVGRLVFRMPRWLDHLLSASRMVFKNTLEAYAEQRMRSKMDAILQEHRLVLLITQVRDAIFSESAEKRDGPAKAARARRTFEEMTAYLPDALGRCLGEEAKRDGVRLLFEGLQQPLLNKQMSYVLLDVAVLELFPELRR; the protein is encoded by the exons ATGGCTGTTTTGTCGGCTTTATGGCGAGCTCTACGACTGACCGCGTTCCTCACTTGGGCTCGTCAGTTTCCGCTCGCCAGCTGCCTGCTCGCCGCCTTGTTGGCCGCCACAATCCTGTTCCACAG GTACCTCCACATCCTAATTGGATTGTGGTCTTTCTTAGTGGGTGTGGTTACCTTCTATTGGGCTCTGGAACCCGAGTCACGGCTCCCAAATGTCTTGTTCGCGAGCAAAGCGCCACGCAAG TGTCAGGAACCGGAGCTGTTTCCTTTGGGTCGCAGCTGTGCCGTGTGCGGGAAGGTGAAATGCAAGCGGCATCG CCCGACGTTGCTACTGGAGAACTACCAGCCGTGGGTGGGCCTCGAGATTCACTCCAAGGTGGACACGGCCATCACAGAG GTGTTTGAGCTGGTTCTGGAGAACTTTGTGTATCCTTGGTACCG GGACATCACGGATGACGAGGCGTGCGTGGACGAGCTTCGTTTGAGCTTCCGCTTCCTAGCGTCCGTGTTGGTCCGCAGAGCTCGGAAG GTAGACCTCCCGGCTGTCTTCGGCGACCACGTGATGAAAGCTGCCGTCAAGCACGTGGAGGTTCTGGCTAAAGCCCGCGCCCGAG TTCATCAAGGTCTGACGCTGCAGCAGGCAGCTCTGGAGGAGTACGGCGCTGACCTCCACGTGGCCGTGCGCAGCCGCCAGGATGAGCTGCTCTACCTCAGGAAGCTCAGCGAGATGCTCTTCCCCTACTTGATGCCGCCAAAAGCCGTCGAGTGCAG GTCGCTGGCACTACTGTTGCGGGAGGTCTTGTCAGGGTCCGTCCTGCTGCCCACCATGGATTTCACGGCCGACCCG GACACGGTCAACTTAATGGTGCTCAAGTTGGTTGACGACTCACCg CCTGAAGCCGCCAGCGAAGCGCCGTCCGCTCGTGTTCCTTTCCTGCGCAAATACACCGACCGCGGCGGCAACAAGCTCTCG GTTCTCAAGTTGGAGCTCAAGCAGATCCGAGAGCAGCAGGATCTTCTCTTCCGCTTCATGAACTTCCTAAAGCGGGAGGGCGCCGTGCACGTCCTTCAGTTCTGCCTGGCCGTGG AGGAGCTCAACGCCAAGGTCTTGAATCCGGAGCTGTGCGACTCGGAGCTGCGGCGTCTGCACGGCGAGGTTGTGCACATCTACCAGACGTACTGCGTGGACGAGAGCGTAGACAAGATCAACTTGGACCGAGCCACGGTGGACGACATCAGGAACG TGGCCGTCGGTCCGTACGGCGCCGTGGTCAAGCTGCAGACCACGCGGTGCCTCTTTGAAGCATACGAGCACGTTTTGTCGCTCCTGGAGAACGTCTTCACGCCAATGTTCTGCCACAGCGACGAG TATTTCAGACACCTGCTGAAAGGAGCCGAGTCGCCAGCCAGGAGCTCGCGTGTCAGCAG GAACGCCTCCAAGCGCGGCGAGTCCTTTGGGATCGCCCGGATCGGCAGCAAAATCAAAGGCGTGTTCAGAAGCACCGCCACGGAGGGCGGCGTCTTGCCGCCCAGCGCCACCGCCGAGGCTGACGTCAATGCG GTGGAGGAGGCCACGgcggtggtggaggaggaggaggaggacgacgacgcaGCCGTCCCCGCCACCGCGGGCGGTCTGAGGAAGCTGTCGGCCTGGACCGTCACCATTCCCTACGTGGACTTTGACGAGGATGAAGCCAAGAGAGAGAAGATTCCCGTCTTCTGTATCGACGTGGAGCGCAACGACAGAAAGGAAG TCGGACACGATCCCGAGAGTTGGTCCATCTACAGAAGATACTTGGAGTTTTACGTGCTGGAGTCCAAGCTGACAGAGTTCCACG GCACCTTTGCTGACGCGCAGCTGCCCCCCAAACGCATCCTGGGACCCAAGAATCACGAATTCCTCACCTCCAAGAGGGAAGACTTTGAGGACTACCTCCAG AAACTGCTGCACTGCCCGGAGCTCAGCAACAGCCAGCTGCTGGCCGACTTCCTGTCTCCTCACGGCACGGGCTCTCAGTTTACGGACAGGATACTTCCCGACGTCAACTTGG GCAAGATTTTCAAGTCCGTCCCGGGGAAGTTGATGAAGGAG AAAGGTCAGAACCTGGAGCCGTTCATCCAGTCCTTCTTCAACTCCTGCGAGTCTCCAAAAGCCAAACCCGGCCGGCCTGAACTGATCGTCCTCAGCCCGAGCGCTGACGCCAACAAGCGG CTCAACAACCAGATCTTCAGCAAGGAGCCTGCCACAGCCCGGGTGGGGAAGGCGGGCCAGCGCAAGCGCCGTCGTTTGGCGGAGCTCGGCGTGGACGGCGTGTACGACTACCTACTGCACGTGG GTCGATTGGTGTTCCGGATGCCGCGCTGGCTGGATCATTTGCTGTCGGCGAGCAGGATGGTCTTCAAGAACACCTTGGAGGCCTACGCGGAGCAGCGGATGCGTAGCAAGATGGACGCCATCCTGCAAGAGCACCGCCTGGTCTTGCTCATCACCCAAGTACGAG ACGCCATCTTCTCCGAAAGCGCGGAGAAGCGCGACGGCCCGGCCAAGGCGGCGCGAGCCAGGAGGACCTTTGAGGAGATGACGGCCTATCTGCCCG ACGCCCTCGGGAGGTGCCTCGGCGAGGAGGCCAAACGTGATGGGGTCCGGCTCCTCTTTGAGGGCCTCCAGCAGCCGCTCCTCAACAAGCAG ATGTCCTATGTGCTGCTGGACGTGGCTGTGCTGGAGCTCTTCCCTGAACTGCGCCGCTGA
- the LOC133146944 gene encoding heterogeneous nuclear ribonucleoprotein Q-like isoform X2, translating to MATDHVNGNGTEEPMDTTTAAASRSEHFQALLDADLPQKVAEKLDELYIAGLVAHSDLDERAIEALKEFNEEGALQVLLQFKESDLSHVQNKSAYLCGVMKTYRQREKQGAKVADATKGPDEAKIKELLARTHYTLDVTTGQRKYGGPPPESVYTGLQPTVGTEIFVGKIPRDLFEDELVPHFEEAGPIWDLRLMMDPLSGLNRGYAFVTFCTKEAAQEAVRLCNNCEIRPGKHIGVCISVANNRLFVGSIPKSKTKEQIEEEFSKVTEGLSDVILYHQPDDKKKNRGFCFLEYEDHKTAAQARRRLMSGKVKVWNNVVTVEWADPIEDPDPEVMAKVKVLFVRNLANSVTEEILESSFSQFGKVDRVKKLKDYAFVHFEERDGAVKALAEMNGKELEGEPVEIVFAKPPDQKRKERKAQRQAAKTQMYDDYYYYSPPHHMAPPGRGRGRGGGRRGVASYSYTPDYYGSEDYYDYYGYDYHKYHGGYDDPYYGYDEFQATARGRGGSRGARGGASPGRGRGGEAGPSRGRGSFSQRGGAGPGPAHGGRGARGSAQPRGRGAQGQGVWADPDASP from the exons ATGGCCACCGATCACGTCAACGGGAACGGGACGGAGGAACCAATGGACACGACGACGGCCGCCGCCTCCCGCTCGGAACACTTCCAGGCCTTACTGGATGCCGACTTGCCTCAGAAAGTGGCTGAGAAGTTGGACGAGCTCTACATCGCAG GTCTGGTGGCACACAGCGACCTGGACGAAAGAGCCATCGAAGCTCTGAAGGAGTTCAACGAGGAGGGAGCCCTGCAGGTCCTGCTCCAGTTTAAAGAGAGCGACCTGTCTCACGTTCAG AACAAAAGTGCCTATCTGTGCGGAGTGATGAAGACGTACAGGCAGCGTGAGAAGCAAGGGGCCAAGGTCGCCGATGCCACCAAAGGACCCGATGAGGCCAAAATCAAAGAGCTCTTGGCCAGAACCCACTACACTCTGGATGTAACAACGGGCCAGCGAAAGTATGGCGGACCGCCGCCCGAGTCGGTGTACACGGGGCTTCAACCCACCGTGGGAACAGAG ATATTTGTGGGCAAGATCCCCCGCGACCTGTTTGAAGATGAGCTGGTTCCTCACTTTGAGGAGGCGGGGCCTATTTGGGACCTCCGCCTCATGATGGACCCTCTGAGCGGCTTGAACAGAGGATACGCCTTTGTCACCTTCTGCACCAAGGAGGCTGCGCAGGAGGCCGTCAGGCTG TGCAACAATTGCGAGATCCGACCGGGCAAGCACATCGGCGTGTGTATATCGGTGGCCAACAACCGTCTGTTCGTGGGCTCCATCCCCAAAAGCAAAACCAAGGAGCAAATCGAGGAGGAGTTCTCCAAGGTCACAG AGGGCCTCAGTGACGTCATCCTCTACCATCAGCCTGACgacaagaaaaagaacagaggcTTCTGCTTCCTGGAGTACGAAGACCACAAAACAGCTGCTCAGGCGCGACGGCGCCTGATGAGCGGCAAGGTAAAGGTTTGGAACAACGTGGTGACGGTGGAGTGGGCCGACCCCATCGAGGACCCGGACCCCGAGGTCATGGCCAAG GTCAAAGTGTTGTTTGTGCGCAATCTGGCCAACAGCGTCACCGAAGAGATCCTGGAAAGCAGCTTcagtcagtttgggaaagtggATCGAGTGAAGAAGCTCAAAGATTACGCTTTTGTTCACTTTGAAGAGCGCGACGGCGCCGTCAAG GCGCTGGCTGAAATGAATGGCAAGGAGCTGGAAGGAGAGCCTGTGGAGATAGTCTTCGCCAAGCCACCGGATCAGAAAAGGAAAGAACGCAAAGCTCAGCGACAGGCGGCCAAGACACAAAT GTATGACGACTATTACTATTATTCCCCCCCGCATCACATGGCGCCTCCCGGTAGAGGGAGGGGCAGAGGCGGCGGCAGACGGGGTGTTGCCAGCTACTCGTACACGCCCGACTACTACGGCTCTGAGGACTACTACGACTACTACGGCTACGACTACCACAAGTACCACGGCGGCTATGACGACCCCTACTACGGCTACGATGAGTTCCAGGCAACTGCTCGCGGCCGCGGCGGTAGCAGGGGTGCCAGGGGCGGAGCCTCTCCAGGTCGAGGGCGCGGCGGCGAAGCCGGCCCTTCCCGAGGCCGAGGCAGCTTCTCTCAGCGCGGCGGGGCGGGACCCGGACCGGCGCACGGAGGGCGCGGCGCCAGAGGTTCCGCGCAGCCGCGAGGGCGAGGAGCG CAGGGGCAAGGCGTCTGGGCCGATCCTGATGCGTCGCCGTGA